A stretch of bacterium DNA encodes these proteins:
- a CDS encoding xylulose kinase codes for MGPKYVLTFDLGTSSSKAVLFTVHGEVVADSRVDYSVYYPQPGYAEQDPRQWWDAVCRTSREVVQTSGVDPRDIAGITFASQMQTLVAVDQNGEPVMPAISWLDTRAAEIMRQKFWTPPRIQGYNVFKLLKFLRITGGCPGHAGKDPIGKILWIREYHPELFERIHKFLDAKDYLVFRTTGRYVKSADMAVVWWLMDTRKNRNQWHEGLCKLVGLDLHQLPEVRESSAIIGTLTPQASEEMGLSTESRVVNGAGDISSAALGSGAIEEGELNIRLGTSGGVSGHFRKRKIDIAHYTGCVGSTWPQEFYLGLAHQETVGICLEWLRNNIVYHKQWLKQEMQVDEIFQLLDQLAMQAPAGSNNLLFTPWMYGERSPLNDRYVRAGLHNLGLNHSREDIVRAFLEGVAFNMRWALETVEHLYQRVDHVRIIGGGAKSRIWCQIFADVIGRPIHQVEDPQLANAKGVALLASLALGYLDHFSDIKKYIRVKEVFQPNPDHRQLYERMFRQFKKLYRSNKKWYRRMNGLGG; via the coding sequence GATGCCGTATGCCGTACCAGTCGGGAGGTGGTGCAAACGAGCGGTGTGGATCCCCGCGATATCGCCGGTATCACCTTTGCCAGCCAGATGCAGACTCTGGTAGCCGTTGACCAGAACGGCGAGCCGGTCATGCCGGCGATCTCCTGGTTGGATACCCGTGCTGCAGAAATCATGCGGCAAAAGTTCTGGACGCCGCCGCGCATACAGGGATATAATGTTTTCAAGCTGCTCAAGTTTTTACGCATCACCGGAGGCTGTCCGGGCCATGCCGGCAAAGATCCTATCGGCAAAATTCTCTGGATTCGAGAATATCATCCCGAGCTGTTCGAACGGATCCACAAGTTTCTTGATGCCAAGGATTATCTGGTTTTCAGGACCACCGGCCGCTATGTCAAGTCAGCCGATATGGCGGTGGTCTGGTGGCTGATGGACACGCGCAAAAACCGCAATCAGTGGCATGAAGGGTTGTGCAAATTGGTCGGGCTCGATCTGCACCAGTTGCCGGAAGTACGCGAAAGCTCGGCGATCATCGGCACTCTGACGCCGCAGGCGAGCGAAGAGATGGGGTTGTCGACCGAAAGCCGGGTGGTCAACGGCGCCGGGGACATCAGTTCTGCAGCGCTGGGTTCCGGCGCCATCGAGGAAGGGGAGTTGAACATCCGTCTGGGGACCAGCGGCGGCGTGTCCGGCCATTTCCGCAAGCGCAAAATTGATATCGCGCATTACACCGGTTGTGTCGGCAGCACGTGGCCGCAGGAGTTTTATCTGGGGCTGGCCCATCAGGAGACCGTCGGCATCTGTCTCGAATGGCTGCGCAATAATATCGTCTATCACAAGCAGTGGCTTAAACAGGAGATGCAGGTGGATGAGATTTTTCAGCTGCTGGATCAACTGGCTATGCAGGCGCCGGCTGGCAGCAACAACCTCCTGTTCACTCCGTGGATGTACGGAGAACGGTCGCCGTTGAATGACCGCTATGTGCGCGCCGGTTTGCATAATCTTGGACTGAATCACAGCCGGGAGGACATCGTTAGAGCGTTTTTGGAGGGCGTGGCTTTTAATATGCGCTGGGCGCTGGAAACCGTGGAGCACCTTTACCAGCGGGTGGATCATGTACGCATCATAGGCGGCGGCGCCAAAAGCCGCATCTGGTGCCAGATCTTTGCGGACGTCATCGGCCGCCCGATTCATCAGGTGGAGGATCCACAGCTGGCCAATGCCAAGGGAGTGGCGCTATTAGCCAGTCTGGCGTTGGGCTATCTCGATCATTTTTCCGACATCAAAAAATACATCCGCGTCAAAGAGGTGTTTCAACCAAATCCTGACCACAGACAGCTCTACGAGCGGATGTTTCGCCAGTTCAAAAAGCTATATCGCAGCAACAAGAAATGGTATAGAAGAATGAACGGCCTTGGCGGATGA